In Anaerolineales bacterium, the following proteins share a genomic window:
- a CDS encoding type I polyketide synthase: protein MNQNSTHNDYRALLQQALVSLEQMETKLRASESERHEPIAIIGMGFRFPGGANDSASFWQLLINGTDTITEIPADRWDADQFYDPDPDAIGKTYSRWGGFLKQVDSFDPHFFAISPREAISMDPQQRLLLETAWEALENAGQASAKLNGSRTGVFVGMGGSDYANLKTASSDAKDSDIYFATGTARSIAAGRIAYTFGLHGPAITVDTACSSSLAAAHQACQSLRNSECDMALVGGVNLILDPSGHILTSRGRMISFDGRCKTFDATADGYVRSEGCGMIVVKRLSDALADGDSVLAVILGTALNQDGRSNGLTAPNGKAQEAVIRAALQDAQLKPGDISYVETHGTGTSLGDPIEVRALGEVFADNHTRENPLMIGAVKTNIGHLEAAAGIAGLVKVVLALQNKTIPAHLHLNTPNPYIPWGEFPITVPTQPTEWTTVGGKPRIAGLSSYGFSGTNSHVIIAEAPVQPVQESKFERAAQLFTLSARAKPALKELAETFEAYLKQNHTISLADITYSLNAGRSHFDHRLAFTAASIEQAQEKLSAWIHSPDASGVYSEVLTEKGKPEIVFLFTGQGSQSVGMARQLYETQPTFRKTLEQCDEFLRSMLEKPLLSVIYPETEDGHHLIHQTMYTQPALFAVEYSLARLWQSWGVEPGVVMGHSVGEYVAACIAGVFSLEDGLKLIATRGRLMQSLPAGGVMASVFADESRVREAIAPYEKEVSIAAVNGPNAIVISGAESSVGLVIETLKKGGITSQALNVSHAFHSPLMDSILDEYEQVADSVEYHTPQIGVISNVYGKLIVDDAISNAAYWREHIRQTVRFADGIRVANEEGYRFFLEVGPTPTLLNMARRCEPANPAAIWLPSLRAGRGDWEQMLDSLGQLYVHGCNVGWDAFEHDYQRQRRKLALPNYPFQRERYWMNLEAKSIPLESKTDHPLLGARLDTATPVFQKCLTPTNPHYLADHRILETVILPAAAYVEIALAAAKRMWDGEQFSVDDVSIYEALPLSSDAERIAQLALAADEDSASFQYFSRGNSETQTAWTLHAKGRIRRQQMDNAFEAVSLDELEARLSQSIPVDAYYEYLFAVGADYGPTFRGLEQIWRVDGEALGRIRLPASISDFSKYSIHPALLDACFQLLGAAVPGAGELAREDNIIYVPVAIQCLRVLDRIENAVYCHIQLRPMEGGSSKTLTGDLKIFNEEGRVIADMQGLLLQQISRNALERVKHTDVDQWMYKVEWVVQPLSATLQEIKGEGNWLVFTEENAASERLADELQTHGENYFLVSKGQEFERLDARHWRIDPTAPEHFKQLLEEIASQSQQRLDKVLFLWRDLENLTDQTDLSAIHSALERACGSLLYLVQALANLEDAKPRLYLATYGAHDAERASVVNPLSTALWGLGNVIALEQPDLNCIRIDLDPSDLTKVNLFDEVRNSTDEDQIAYSNGQRFAARLTRADHLLSSISTNEPVVLQIPETGMLENLKLQPTIRQAVGPNELEVEVYATGLNFRDVLTVLNMYPGATGILGNECTGKVTAVGKDVTKFRVGDEVIALVANSFASYVIVPENVAIHKPASLSFMEAATIPVAFLTANYALNTLAKMKAGERVLIHAAAGGVGMAAVQLAQRAGAEIFGTAGTDEKRALLKSLGVQHVLDSRSLSFATEILSITNGEGVDIVLNSLTGEFIIKGISILREGGRFVEIGKTEILDQQQVKQIKDGVDYFALYLGAILEADPEPIMQMLQDLLGKFQSGELQPLPQHIFPLSKSIDAFRFMARAKHMGKIVVVRDHLSFQKPVREDSTYLITGGLGGLGLASARWLIEQGARYIVLVSRSAPTEDTRKVIDELKRDGVELHVASADVSQRDQLEKLLQQIEVEMPPLRGIIHSAGLIDDGILTEQSWSRFETVMAPKVDGAWNLHTLTLGLDLDFFILYSGGASLLGSPGQGNYASANAFLDGLAHYRHLCGLPALSINWGAWADVGMASKLSSQNQRRWVNLGMNLIKPAQGMQALERIMDVQTAQIAVLSMDWSRFDRGGNGSPVPPLLRHIVQPQEKTATLDSAVTLDQLKHIPFNKRESALQDYTRAQVVRTLGLDSLQAFNPSQLLINLGMDSLMAVELKNRIDSDLGINLPIRFFLEEASVNSLATRLHHTLPGVEDPQQIGVGKTIDSVTAQQLLENIDRLSEQEVDALLDNLLEKEDEK from the coding sequence ATGAATCAGAATTCGACACATAACGATTACCGTGCGCTTCTACAGCAGGCGCTCGTCTCATTGGAGCAGATGGAAACAAAGCTGCGCGCATCTGAATCGGAACGACATGAGCCCATTGCGATCATTGGTATGGGCTTTCGGTTCCCTGGCGGTGCGAACGACTCAGCCTCCTTTTGGCAATTGCTCATTAATGGCACGGACACGATTACGGAGATCCCAGCCGATCGCTGGGATGCGGATCAATTTTATGATCCAGACCCGGATGCGATCGGCAAAACTTATTCGCGTTGGGGAGGCTTTCTTAAGCAGGTGGATTCGTTCGATCCCCATTTCTTTGCCATCTCGCCGCGTGAAGCCATCTCGATGGACCCCCAGCAACGCCTTTTGCTGGAGACCGCTTGGGAAGCTTTAGAGAATGCCGGCCAGGCATCGGCAAAACTCAACGGCAGCCGGACTGGCGTTTTTGTGGGTATGGGGGGTAGCGATTATGCCAATCTTAAGACAGCCTCCAGCGACGCGAAGGATAGCGATATTTATTTTGCCACTGGTACGGCGCGCAGTATTGCGGCTGGACGGATTGCTTACACCTTCGGCTTGCATGGACCGGCTATTACGGTAGACACAGCATGCTCCTCTTCTCTAGCCGCAGCCCATCAGGCATGCCAAAGCCTGCGTAATAGCGAATGTGATATGGCCCTGGTAGGCGGAGTGAATTTGATTCTGGATCCCTCTGGCCATATCCTTACTTCGCGTGGACGTATGATTTCTTTTGACGGGCGTTGCAAGACCTTCGACGCTACTGCCGATGGTTATGTCCGTTCCGAGGGGTGCGGGATGATTGTGGTCAAGCGATTGTCAGATGCGCTTGCTGATGGCGATTCCGTATTGGCTGTAATTTTAGGAACCGCCCTCAACCAGGATGGACGCAGCAATGGCCTTACAGCGCCGAATGGCAAGGCGCAGGAAGCGGTCATTCGCGCTGCCTTACAGGATGCGCAGTTGAAACCGGGCGATATCAGCTATGTGGAAACGCATGGCACCGGTACATCTCTCGGCGATCCGATCGAAGTACGAGCGCTCGGCGAAGTGTTCGCAGATAACCACACTCGCGAGAATCCCTTGATGATTGGCGCCGTTAAAACTAATATCGGCCATCTTGAGGCGGCTGCGGGCATTGCTGGATTGGTAAAAGTTGTATTGGCTCTGCAAAATAAGACAATTCCCGCGCACCTTCATTTGAATACGCCGAATCCCTATATACCGTGGGGCGAATTTCCGATCACTGTGCCTACCCAGCCAACCGAATGGACAACTGTCGGCGGGAAGCCTCGAATTGCCGGTTTGAGTTCGTACGGATTCAGCGGCACAAATTCACATGTGATCATCGCCGAAGCGCCCGTGCAACCTGTTCAAGAATCGAAATTCGAGCGCGCTGCACAACTGTTTACTCTTTCTGCAAGAGCCAAGCCTGCCCTTAAAGAACTTGCGGAAACATTCGAAGCGTATCTGAAGCAGAATCATACGATATCCTTGGCAGATATCACTTATAGCTTGAACGCGGGTCGTTCGCATTTCGACCATCGCCTTGCATTTACTGCTGCTTCGATCGAACAGGCTCAGGAAAAACTTTCAGCCTGGATCCACAGCCCGGACGCCTCTGGCGTTTACTCTGAAGTATTGACGGAAAAAGGAAAACCTGAGATCGTTTTTCTATTCACGGGCCAGGGTTCGCAGTCGGTTGGCATGGCGCGCCAACTATATGAAACCCAGCCAACCTTTCGAAAGACTCTCGAACAATGCGATGAATTCCTGCGCTCAATGCTGGAAAAACCACTACTATCGGTGATCTATCCTGAAACCGAAGATGGCCATCATCTCATTCACCAGACCATGTATACACAGCCTGCACTATTTGCTGTGGAGTATAGCCTGGCGAGGCTCTGGCAATCATGGGGCGTCGAACCTGGGGTGGTGATGGGGCATAGTGTGGGTGAATATGTGGCGGCATGTATTGCCGGTGTTTTCAGCCTGGAAGATGGTTTGAAGCTAATCGCAACACGCGGTCGCCTCATGCAGTCGCTCCCGGCTGGCGGGGTCATGGCATCTGTTTTTGCCGACGAGTCGCGGGTTCGTGAAGCGATTGCGCCGTATGAAAAGGAAGTTTCCATCGCCGCGGTCAACGGCCCAAACGCGATTGTGATTTCAGGCGCAGAGTCAAGCGTGGGGTTGGTAATTGAAACGCTGAAAAAGGGCGGGATTACATCCCAGGCGCTGAATGTCTCGCATGCCTTTCACTCTCCGTTGATGGATTCGATCCTGGACGAATACGAGCAAGTTGCTGACTCGGTTGAATATCATACGCCGCAGATCGGCGTGATCTCCAATGTTTATGGAAAACTGATCGTGGATGATGCCATCTCGAATGCAGCATACTGGCGCGAGCATATTCGGCAGACTGTCCGTTTTGCAGACGGGATTCGAGTTGCGAATGAGGAAGGTTATCGCTTCTTCCTGGAAGTGGGTCCGACTCCTACGCTGCTTAACATGGCGCGTCGCTGTGAGCCTGCCAATCCCGCAGCGATCTGGCTTCCTTCTTTGCGCGCCGGGCGTGGCGACTGGGAACAGATGCTCGATAGTCTGGGGCAGTTGTATGTGCATGGCTGTAATGTGGGCTGGGATGCGTTCGAACATGATTACCAAAGACAGCGACGCAAATTGGCATTGCCTAACTATCCGTTCCAGCGCGAACGCTACTGGATGAATCTCGAAGCAAAGTCTATTCCACTCGAATCCAAGACAGACCATCCACTATTGGGTGCGCGGCTTGATACAGCCACGCCTGTTTTCCAAAAATGCTTGACCCCAACGAATCCGCATTATCTTGCGGACCATCGTATTCTCGAAACGGTTATCTTGCCTGCGGCTGCTTATGTTGAGATTGCTTTGGCGGCAGCCAAGCGGATGTGGGATGGCGAACAATTCTCTGTGGATGATGTTTCCATTTATGAGGCGTTGCCGCTCTCTTCTGATGCTGAGCGCATCGCTCAACTTGCCTTGGCTGCTGATGAGGACAGCGCTTCCTTTCAATATTTCAGCCGCGGCAATAGCGAAACACAGACTGCCTGGACGCTTCATGCCAAGGGGAGAATACGGCGTCAGCAAATGGATAACGCTTTTGAGGCGGTCTCTCTGGATGAACTAGAGGCGCGTCTTTCGCAATCGATACCTGTGGATGCATACTACGAATATCTCTTCGCTGTCGGCGCGGATTATGGGCCCACGTTTCGTGGTCTCGAACAAATCTGGCGCGTCGATGGCGAGGCTCTTGGGCGCATCAGGCTTCCTGCATCTATCAGTGACTTCAGTAAATACTCAATCCATCCTGCCCTGTTGGACGCTTGTTTCCAGTTGCTTGGGGCGGCAGTTCCCGGTGCAGGTGAACTGGCTCGTGAAGATAACATCATTTATGTGCCGGTGGCAATCCAGTGCCTTCGAGTCCTAGACCGCATTGAAAATGCCGTCTACTGTCATATTCAATTGCGCCCTATGGAAGGCGGTAGTTCAAAAACCTTGACCGGCGATTTGAAGATATTTAATGAAGAAGGGCGAGTCATTGCTGATATGCAGGGCTTGCTGTTACAACAGATCAGTCGCAATGCCTTGGAACGCGTCAAGCATACTGATGTGGATCAATGGATGTATAAAGTAGAGTGGGTCGTACAACCGTTGTCTGCAACGCTTCAAGAAATAAAAGGCGAAGGTAATTGGCTTGTTTTTACGGAGGAAAATGCTGCGAGCGAGCGCCTGGCGGATGAACTCCAAACCCATGGTGAAAATTACTTTTTAGTTTCGAAAGGTCAGGAATTTGAACGTCTTGACGCAAGACATTGGAGAATTGATCCTACGGCGCCAGAGCATTTCAAACAATTGCTTGAAGAGATTGCTTCACAATCCCAACAGCGCCTGGACAAGGTTCTTTTCTTGTGGAGAGACCTAGAAAACCTGACCGATCAAACGGATCTGAGCGCCATCCATTCCGCGCTGGAACGCGCTTGTGGCAGCCTGCTTTACCTTGTACAAGCTTTAGCTAATCTGGAGGATGCAAAGCCGCGGCTTTATCTCGCTACCTATGGCGCACATGATGCGGAGCGTGCTTCTGTTGTAAATCCTCTGTCCACCGCGCTCTGGGGATTGGGAAATGTGATCGCGCTTGAACAGCCGGATTTAAATTGCATCCGCATTGATTTGGATCCATCCGACCTAACCAAGGTGAATCTTTTTGATGAAGTTCGGAACTCGACAGATGAAGATCAAATTGCCTATTCCAATGGTCAGCGTTTTGCCGCTCGCCTGACGCGTGCCGATCATCTGCTGAGCAGTATTTCTACTAATGAGCCGGTCGTTCTGCAAATACCCGAAACAGGTATGCTCGAAAATCTGAAATTGCAACCAACAATCCGTCAAGCGGTAGGTCCTAATGAATTAGAAGTTGAAGTATATGCTACTGGTTTGAATTTTCGAGATGTGCTGACTGTTTTAAATATGTATCCCGGGGCTACGGGGATTCTAGGGAATGAATGTACAGGCAAGGTCACTGCTGTTGGAAAAGATGTGACGAAATTCCGCGTGGGAGATGAAGTCATTGCCCTGGTTGCGAATAGTTTTGCCAGCTATGTGATCGTTCCTGAAAACGTAGCGATCCATAAGCCGGCTAGCCTGAGTTTTATGGAGGCTGCTACGATACCGGTTGCCTTCCTAACGGCAAACTATGCCTTAAACACTCTGGCAAAAATGAAAGCGGGCGAGCGGGTTCTGATTCATGCCGCGGCAGGCGGGGTCGGTATGGCGGCTGTGCAACTTGCGCAGCGGGCTGGCGCAGAAATTTTTGGAACGGCAGGCACGGATGAAAAACGCGCGCTTCTGAAATCGCTTGGTGTGCAGCATGTGTTGGATTCTCGCTCGTTGAGTTTTGCCACTGAGATCCTGTCGATCACGAATGGCGAAGGTGTGGATATTGTCCTGAATTCCTTAACTGGGGAATTTATTATAAAGGGCATTTCCATTCTAAGAGAAGGAGGACGGTTTGTGGAAATTGGCAAAACCGAAATCCTGGACCAACAACAAGTCAAACAAATAAAAGATGGAGTTGATTATTTTGCGTTGTATCTGGGCGCCATTCTGGAGGCGGACCCTGAACCTATTATGCAGATGCTCCAGGATTTGCTCGGCAAGTTCCAAAGCGGTGAGTTACAGCCTCTTCCTCAGCATATTTTCCCGCTCAGCAAGTCTATAGACGCATTCCGTTTTATGGCGCGAGCCAAGCATATGGGTAAGATCGTTGTGGTTCGGGATCATTTAAGTTTTCAGAAGCCTGTGCGAGAAGACTCCACGTATCTAATCACGGGTGGCTTGGGTGGGCTGGGGTTAGCTTCTGCGCGCTGGCTCATCGAGCAGGGAGCACGTTACATCGTGCTTGTAAGCCGTAGCGCTCCCACAGAAGACACTCGAAAGGTCATCGATGAACTAAAGCGCGATGGAGTGGAGCTGCATGTTGCCTCAGCAGATGTTTCGCAACGAGATCAATTAGAAAAACTATTGCAGCAGATTGAAGTAGAGATGCCGCCATTGCGGGGCATCATTCACTCTGCAGGTTTGATTGACGACGGTATTTTGACCGAACAATCCTGGTCTCGATTCGAAACGGTGATGGCTCCCAAGGTTGATGGCGCTTGGAATCTGCATACCCTAACACTGGGATTGGATCTTGATTTCTTCATTCTATATTCGGGAGGCGCGTCCTTGCTCGGTTCGCCAGGCCAGGGCAACTACGCCTCAGCAAACGCATTTCTAGATGGGTTGGCGCATTATCGTCACCTGTGTGGCTTACCAGCGCTGAGTATCAATTGGGGCGCTTGGGCAGATGTAGGCATGGCAAGCAAACTGAGTAGTCAGAACCAGCGCCGCTGGGTTAATCTGGGAATGAACTTGATCAAACCGGCTCAAGGTATGCAAGCTTTGGAGCGCATCATGGATGTGCAAACTGCACAGATAGCGGTCCTATCGATGGATTGGAGCCGGTTCGACAGAGGTGGGAACGGTAGTCCTGTTCCGCCATTGTTAAGGCACATTGTTCAACCTCAGGAAAAGACGGCCACGCTCGATTCTGCAGTGACGCTTGATCAGCTCAAACATATTCCATTTAATAAACGAGAATCCGCTTTACAAGACTATACAAGAGCACAAGTGGTCCGGACGCTAGGGCTTGATTCCTTGCAAGCCTTTAACCCCTCCCAGTTGTTGATTAATCTTGGTATGGATTCGCTCATGGCTGTGGAATTGAAGAACCGGATCGACAGCGACCTGGGCATTAATCTACCCATCCGATTCTTCCTTGAAGAAGCTAGCGTGAACAGCCTCGCTACAAGATTACATCATACACTCCCAGGCGTTGAAGATCCGCAACAAATCGGCGTAGGTAAAACGATTGACTCTGTTACAGCGCAGCAGTTGTTGGAGAATATTGACCGACTATCGGAGCAGGAAGTAGACGCGCTTTTGGACAATTTACTGGAAAAGGAAGACGAGAAATGA